The proteins below are encoded in one region of Colletotrichum lupini chromosome 5, complete sequence:
- a CDS encoding alkaline serine protease Alp1: MKASSILAILGAVVPALAAPKGIDRRTDTDLMSGKYIIQLKPGTTPEAVTAHHKAVRSLLRRRDGSAGTVEKTFQIGDFNAYSGSFDDATLEEIAALDEVLSVEIDQPIFVDPTEQDSTLSKRDLTTQASSIWSLGDLSHKAAGSTEYVYDSTAGEGTTAYVFDTGIRTSHSEFEGRASFGINGVTGSTVSPGSNSDTDGHGTHVAATIVGKTYGVAKKAKVIDIKVFDGSTVITASPCPDFFVLMIPQGSTSAILTGLNWAVNDITTKGAQGKSVLNMSLSAKNVSALDNAVLAAYNQGILTVVAAGNDNQPATDTSPARLPESFTVGMTRPDRGRVNIIEGIYGSSYGPELDVFAPGQDIISASYSSDTGTATKTGTSMAAPLVAGLVCYLRALEGGLVTPKEVTDRILELAIPDVVGDPKGSPNLLVNNGSGQ, encoded by the coding sequence ATGAAGGCATCGTCCATCCTCGCCATCCTCGGCGCCGTCGTGCCTGCCCTCGCGGCGCCCAAGGGCATCGACCGCCGTACCGACACGGACCTCATGTCCGGCAAGTACATCATCCAGCTCAAGCCCGGCACTACTCCCGAGGCCGTCACGGCGCATCACAAGGCAGTGCGCagcctcctccgccgccgtGATGGGTCCGCGGGCACGGTGGAGAAGACGTTCCAGATTGGCGACTTCAACGCCTACAGCGGCAGCTTCGACGACGCgaccctcgaggagattGCCGCTCTCGACGAGGTCCTCTCCGTCGAGATCGACCAGCCCATCTTTGTCGACCCCACTGAGCAGGATTCAACGCTCTCCAAGCGCGATCTGACCACCCAGGCAAGCAGCATCTGGAGCTTGGGTGACTTGTCTCACAAGGCGGCTGGCTCTACTGAGTACGTCTATGATAGCACCGCCGGCGAGGGCACAACTGCCTACGTCTTTGACACGGGTATCCGGACGTCGCACTCTGAGTTTGAAGGCCGCGCCAGCTTCGGTATCAACGGTGTCACCGGGTCGACCGTCTCTCCCGGTTCAAACTCTGACACCGACGGTCACGGCACTCACGTTGCCGCGACCATCGTCGGCAAGACCTATGGCGTTGCCAAGAAGGCCAAGGTCATTGATATCAAGGTGTTTGACGGCTCTACGGTAATTACAGCATCTCCCTGTCCAGATTTCTTCGTGCTAATGATTCCTCAGGGCTCCACCTCAGCCATCCTCACCGGTCTCAACTGGGCTGTCAACGACATCACGACCAAGGGCGCGCAAGGCAAGTCCGTCCTCAACATGTCTCTAAGCGCCAAGAACGTCTCGGCCCTCGACAACGCCGTTCTCGCCGCCTACAACCAGGGCATTCTCACCGTCGTTGCGGCCGGCAACGACAACCAGCCCGCCACCGACACTTCCCCCGCCAGACTTCCTGAGTCCTTCACCGTTGGCATGACGCGCCCTGACCGTGGCCGTGTCAACATTATTGAGGGCATCTACGGCAGCTCCTACGGCCCCGAGCTGGACGTTTTCGCGCCCGGCCAGGACATTATTTCTGCCAGCTATAGCTCTGACACGGGCACGGCGACGAAGACTGGTACCAGTATGGCGGCGCCGCTTGTCGCCGGTCTCGTGTGTTACCTCAGAGCCTTGGAGGGCGGTCTTGTAACGCCCAAGGAGGTTACTGACAGGATCCTGGAGCTTGCTATCCCTGACGTTGTTGGCGACCCGAAGGGATCGCCCAATCTGTTGGTCAACAACGGCAGTGGGCAGTAA
- a CDS encoding dienelactone hydrolase, producing the protein MAEKSSNNQEYLAQPPAPCCWAGTLHEGNPRGDVEDILEVPTYVVRPSDVKRALPPNGHVILYFPDVWGLSVNAKCIMDGFASSGYTALGMDFFRGDPISKYRNAKTDPLPEGFDMAAWRSKHWNFATENVPKWTAAVKERFGNELKAETGKETKFACVGYCFGAPFVCNLLAGAGGDGEPVVSAGAFAHPTALKEEHFTSIKSKFGHNEAVPVFDYSPLLSMRQPIWRI; encoded by the coding sequence ATGGCGGAAAAGTCATCTAACAATCAAGAATACCTCGCCCAACCTCCGGCACCGTGTTGTTGGGCAGGTACCCTCCACGAAGGCAACCCCCGCGGCGATGTGGAAGACATCTTGGAGGTGCCCACTTACGTCGTCCGCCCGTCAGACGTGAAGCGCGCCCTCCCGCCCAACGGACATGTCATCCTCTACTTCCCGGACGTGTGGGGCCTCTCCGTCAACGCCAAGTGCATCATGGACGGCTTCGCGTCCTCGGGATACACGGCGCTTGGCATGGACTTCTTTCGCGGCGACCCCATCTCCAAGTACCGCAACGCCAAAACCGACCCGCTGCCGGAGGGGTTTGACATGGCGGCCTGGCGCTCCAAGCACTGGAACTTCGCCACGGAAAATGTGCCCAAGTGGACAGCGGCCGTCAAGGAGAGATTTGGTAACGAATTAAAGGCTGAGACGGGGAAGGAGACCAAGTTCGCTTGCGTTGGATATTGCTTTGGTGCGCCTTTTGTGTGCAATCTGCTCGCTGGGGCTGGTGGCGATGGGGAGCCGGTGGTTTCCGCTGGTGCATTTGCGCACCCGACGGCATTGAAGGAGGAACATTTCACCAGCATTAAGAGTAAGTTTGGCCACAATGAAGCTGTGCCCGTCTTCGACTATTCTCCGTTACTATCGATGAGGCAGCCAATCTGGCGCATATGA
- a CDS encoding haloacid dehalogenase-like hydrolase, whose translation MPQIKCLLFDCDNTLVLSENAAFEACAQLANQILEKFGFEKRYGGTELMHQFVGQNFRSMMTGLCARHGFTIPADEFDQWVAKELDTTIANLRAKAEPCENVIEVLEKLQKDKKYHMAIVSSSAMPRVVASIEKTKMDQFFDKPDVVIFSAASSIDPPVSKPNPAIYLHACEKLGYKPSECIAIEDSRSGATAAKNAGIPLLGYVGPYYEEGQEKLDSMIKLFSEELGAFDVMHNWKDFESILAKYESS comes from the exons ATGCCTCAA ATCAAGTGCCTTCTCTTCGACTGCGATAACACGCTCGTTCTCTCTGAGAACGCCGCTTTCGAGGCCTGCGCTCAGCTCGCCAATCAGATCCTCGAGAAATTCGGTTTCGAGAAGCGATATGGCGGCACCGAGCTCATGCACCAGTTCGTCGGCCAGAACTTCCGCAGCATGATGACCGGCCTCTGCGCCCGTCACGGCTTCACCATCCCCGCCGACGAGTTTGACCAATGGGTCGCCAAGGAGCTCGACACCACCATTGCGAACCTCCGCGCAAAGGCCGAGCCCTGCGAGAACGTCATCGAGGTCCTCGAGAAGCTCCAGAAGGACAAGAAGTACCACATGGCCATCGTCTCCTCTTCCGCCATGCCCCGCGTCGTCGCCTCTATTGAGAAGACCAAGATGGACCAGTTCTTCGACAAGCCCGACGTCGTCATCTTCTCCGCTGCCAGCAGCATCGACCCCCCCGTTTCCAAGCCTAACCCGGCCATCTACCTCCACGCCTGCGAGAAGCTCGGCTACAAGCCCAGCGAGTGCATCGCCATTGAGGACAGCAGAAGCGGTGCCACCGCTGCCAAGAATGCCGGCATTCCCCTTTTGGGATACGTCGGACCCTACTACGAGGAGGGCCAGGAGAAGCTGGACTCCATGATCAAGCTCTTCAGCGAGGAGCTCGGCGCTTTTGATGTTATGCACAACTGGAAGGACTTTGAGAGCATCTTGGCCAAGTACGAGAGCTCATAG